From Woronichinia naegeliana WA131, the proteins below share one genomic window:
- a CDS encoding glucose-6-phosphate isomerase — MNNQELWQRYQDWLYYHPDLNFYLDISRMRFDEAFVEYLKPKFAKAFQDMVALEKGAIANPDEQRMVGHYWLRNPDLAPNEALKQEILEPLAQIHDFVAQVHQGVIKPPQSDKFTDIVSIGIGGSALGPQFVAEALSPDFPPLAIHFIDNSDPAGLDRLLNRLRDKLKSTLVIVTSKSGGTPEPRNGMLETQAAFAAQGLAFNAQAIAVTMPGSKLHQLAQTENWLATFPMQDWVGGRTSELSAVGLLPAALQGINIQELLDGAKMMDEATRQPSLRQNPAALLALAWYYAGNGKGEKDMVILPYKDSLLLFSRYLQQLIMESLGKERDLEGKIVHQGIAVYGNKGSTDQHAYVQQLREGVPNFFATFIEVLQDRSGSSIFLDPDATSGDYLSGFLQGTRQALYEKQRDSITITIEKVNAFSVGSLIALYERAVSFYASLVNINAYHQPGVEAGKKAAATILELQQSLLQVLRAAEQPLDLATLAERAGATEQVESVYKIIRHLAVNNRGIMLEGDRAFPSRLKVSISNDR; from the coding sequence ATGAATAATCAAGAACTTTGGCAACGTTACCAGGATTGGCTGTATTATCACCCTGATCTGAATTTTTATTTGGATATCAGTCGGATGCGTTTCGATGAAGCGTTTGTTGAATATCTCAAACCGAAGTTTGCTAAGGCTTTTCAGGATATGGTGGCCCTCGAAAAAGGGGCGATCGCCAATCCCGATGAACAACGGATGGTAGGTCATTACTGGTTACGGAATCCCGATTTAGCTCCCAATGAGGCTCTAAAGCAGGAAATTCTAGAACCCTTGGCACAGATCCATGATTTTGTCGCTCAAGTTCACCAGGGAGTGATTAAACCGCCTCAGAGCGATAAATTTACCGATATTGTTTCTATTGGGATTGGTGGCTCTGCCCTAGGCCCTCAATTCGTGGCTGAAGCTCTTTCCCCCGATTTTCCACCCCTAGCTATTCATTTTATTGATAATTCTGATCCAGCCGGTTTAGATCGCCTGTTAAATCGTCTGCGGGACAAGCTCAAAAGCACTCTGGTGATTGTCACCAGTAAATCGGGCGGCACCCCTGAACCACGCAATGGTATGCTCGAAACCCAAGCAGCCTTTGCTGCCCAAGGTCTAGCATTCAATGCCCAGGCGATCGCGGTCACTATGCCGGGTAGTAAACTCCATCAATTAGCCCAGACAGAAAATTGGTTAGCCACTTTCCCCATGCAGGATTGGGTGGGTGGCCGCACTTCTGAACTATCGGCAGTGGGACTATTACCCGCAGCCCTTCAGGGTATTAATATTCAGGAATTGCTAGATGGTGCGAAAATGATGGATGAGGCCACCCGTCAACCGAGTCTGCGTCAAAATCCGGCGGCTTTGCTGGCCCTAGCTTGGTACTATGCAGGCAACGGCAAGGGAGAAAAAGATATGGTTATTTTGCCCTATAAAGATAGCCTATTGCTCTTTAGCCGCTATCTTCAACAATTGATTATGGAATCCCTCGGTAAAGAACGGGATTTAGAGGGAAAAATTGTTCATCAAGGCATCGCTGTCTATGGCAATAAAGGCTCCACCGATCAGCACGCCTATGTTCAGCAATTACGGGAAGGAGTGCCTAATTTCTTTGCCACATTTATTGAAGTTTTGCAGGATCGTTCTGGCTCATCTATTTTTTTAGACCCCGATGCTACTAGTGGTGATTATCTCTCTGGTTTTTTACAGGGGACTCGTCAAGCTCTTTATGAAAAACAACGGGATTCTATCACCATTACGATTGAAAAAGTAAATGCGTTTAGTGTCGGTTCGTTAATTGCTTTGTATGAAAGGGCTGTTAGTTTTTATGCTTCTTTAGTCAATATTAATGCTTACCATCAGCCTGGGGTAGAAGCGGGTAAAAAAGCGGCAGCAACCATTTTAGAACTTCAACAATCTCTGCTTCAGGTCTTACGCGCAGCGGAGCAGCCCTTAGATTTAGCAACCCTGGCAGAACGGGCTGGAGCAACAGAGCAAGTGGAATCAGTCTATAAAATTATTCGTCATCTTGCCGTTAATAACCGAGGCATTATGCTAGAAGGCGATCGCGCTTTTCCGAGTCGCTTAAAAGTTTCGATATCAAATGATAGATAG